The following coding sequences lie in one Cyanobacterium sp. Dongsha4 genomic window:
- a CDS encoding DUF3493 domain-containing protein, which produces MNNNSNNQKNNKLSSEKYAYLKAEAEAPYKGLRKFIYLGLGASGAIGAFIFFAQLLAGKNISDNIYNLFVQITVIAIMVFLYRWEDRKKK; this is translated from the coding sequence ATGAATAATAATTCTAATAATCAGAAAAATAATAAATTAAGTTCTGAAAAATATGCCTATTTAAAAGCAGAAGCAGAAGCCCCCTATAAGGGTTTAAGAAAGTTTATTTATTTAGGTTTGGGAGCATCAGGTGCGATCGGAGCTTTTATCTTTTTCGCTCAATTATTAGCAGGAAAAAACATTAGTGATAACATTTATAATTTATTTGTACAAATAACAGTAATTGCTATTATGGTTTTTCTCTATCGTTGGGAAGATCGCAAAAAAAAGTAA
- a CDS encoding penicillin-binding protein 2, with protein MNVFKLKSDNDHVGNSQSNSKLSNLKLAFTQLNFDTWIRLLLIWLFLVFGATGLGWRLYKLQIVKGDELVKLAKQQQTYNFRPYIPRRSVTDARGNVIALDKVVYKVYVHPVMLNEDKDIVAEKLATILTDRDKNEILKVLNSGDTGIVLARTVTEDQGNSIKRLGFEGIDLEKRYARFYPQGELFADIIGYVDTEHSGQAGIEYSQQDLLERDLTQLDLKSMMTVKKDGEGAIIPASLPDGIVQLDDLQLQLTLDTRLQRAARDSLKAQIKKFNAKRGAVIVMDVHTGEIVSLVSEPTYDPNNYSSYDFALYKNWTVTDSYEPGSTFKPINVAIALDEGVINSTSRVLDAPSVVIDGWPISNASKTGKGWVSITKALEDSSNTAMIYTMKKLSREKYYQRLEELGLDKLMGVDLPFEATGYVKPKSIFTARDIETAVSAFGQGLSLTPLKLVQLHASLANGGKLVTPHVVKGLVNAEGEIESSASLKTKQIFSPESARSVTLMMQSVVANGTGKAAHIEGYHIGGKTGTAQKHDGRGRYKADAKITSFISILPSDDPQYIVFAVVDEPKGANTYGSTVAAPVVKDVIKAIIRTYGLPPSYTPQKKE; from the coding sequence ATGAATGTTTTTAAGCTAAAATCTGACAATGATCATGTTGGTAACTCTCAATCTAACAGTAAATTGAGTAACCTAAAATTAGCCTTTACTCAGTTAAATTTTGATACATGGATTAGACTATTACTGATTTGGTTGTTTTTAGTTTTTGGAGCGACTGGTTTAGGATGGCGACTATATAAACTACAAATAGTCAAAGGAGATGAGTTAGTTAAACTGGCAAAACAGCAACAAACCTATAACTTTCGTCCATATATTCCTCGTCGCTCGGTTACAGATGCACGGGGTAATGTTATTGCCCTTGATAAAGTGGTTTATAAGGTTTATGTTCATCCTGTGATGTTAAATGAAGATAAGGATATAGTTGCTGAAAAATTAGCAACCATTCTTACAGATAGAGACAAAAATGAGATTTTAAAAGTTTTAAATAGCGGTGACACTGGTATCGTTTTAGCTCGAACCGTGACGGAAGACCAAGGAAATAGTATTAAAAGATTGGGATTTGAAGGGATTGACCTAGAAAAACGCTATGCTCGTTTTTATCCCCAAGGGGAGTTGTTTGCTGACATAATTGGTTATGTGGATACAGAACATAGTGGACAGGCAGGAATAGAATATAGTCAACAAGATTTATTAGAACGGGATTTAACTCAACTAGATTTAAAATCTATGATGACGGTAAAAAAAGACGGTGAAGGGGCTATTATTCCTGCTTCTTTGCCAGATGGTATCGTCCAATTAGATGATTTACAACTGCAACTTACCCTTGATACAAGACTACAAAGGGCGGCAAGGGATTCTCTCAAAGCACAAATTAAAAAATTTAATGCGAAACGAGGGGCTGTTATTGTTATGGATGTGCATACAGGGGAGATAGTTTCTCTGGTAAGTGAACCTACTTACGATCCTAATAATTATTCCAGCTATGATTTTGCTCTTTACAAAAATTGGACTGTAACAGATAGTTATGAACCGGGTTCAACTTTTAAACCCATAAATGTTGCGATCGCACTTGATGAGGGAGTAATTAATTCTACCTCAAGGGTATTAGATGCACCTAGTGTAGTAATTGATGGATGGCCGATTTCTAATGCTTCTAAAACAGGAAAAGGGTGGGTTAGTATTACCAAAGCCTTAGAAGATTCTAGTAATACAGCGATGATTTATACCATGAAAAAACTAAGCCGAGAAAAATACTACCAAAGATTAGAAGAATTAGGCTTAGATAAACTAATGGGGGTTGATTTACCTTTTGAAGCCACAGGATACGTAAAACCGAAAAGTATTTTCACCGCCAGAGACATCGAAACAGCAGTATCAGCCTTTGGACAGGGATTATCTCTCACACCATTGAAATTAGTTCAACTTCATGCGTCTCTCGCTAATGGAGGAAAGTTAGTTACCCCTCACGTTGTTAAAGGTTTAGTCAATGCAGAAGGAGAAATAGAATCGAGTGCTTCCTTGAAAACTAAGCAAATATTTTCTCCCGAATCTGCTCGTAGTGTCACTTTAATGATGCAATCAGTAGTTGCTAACGGTACAGGTAAAGCCGCTCACATCGAAGGCTATCACATAGGGGGTAAAACGGGAACAGCCCAAAAACATGATGGTAGAGGAAGATATAAAGCAGATGCTAAAATCACCAGTTTTATTTCCATTTTACCTAGTGATGATCCTCAATATATTGTTTTTGCAGTGGTAGATGAACCAAAAGGAGCAAATACTTATGGCTCAACTGTTGCCGCTCCTGTAGTTAAAGATGTTATTAAAGCCATTATTCGGACTTATGGACTTCCTCCCTCCTATACTCCTCAAAAGAAAGAATAG
- a CDS encoding FHA domain-containing protein, which translates to MDNYSPAHVTLINSKLKEKVEYILSSQSLNLMGRSPDCQVVLDPQEYITVSRYHAQIQLIEKDDNFYWQIEDKGTTNGTFINGEKIISPYTLKSGDRILLGLKGPEFIFTTEILNPTVLVEDSPPKINQDKDKLENQNIETGELKEDITYNKTNKEKIVANKTEKQENNQNLPQEKVTDKPKIEKEKIDLDAYLKPINIPEKNLFNLVNFQEIATLEIDSKEVQCCVFNPQNQLIVTALSNKNIEIWEWQTKTRILTLENAHRININSVNFSHDSKKLISGGSDKIVKIWDIENQAEIASLSGHKMAINTLCFSQDDKLLASSGSDKIIKIWNVENQAEIASLSGHKMAVNSLCFSDDNHYLISGGGDKLIKIWNIEKQEEEKTIKVESKSPIQSLTFSPDNTLIICLLQDGKISVYDREKETELITLTSPDIWGELIAINRNGNLFISKSPDKGIVIGQI; encoded by the coding sequence ATGGATAATTATTCTCCTGCTCACGTCACTTTAATTAATAGTAAATTAAAAGAAAAAGTAGAGTATATTCTTTCTAGTCAATCTCTTAATTTAATGGGCAGATCTCCCGATTGTCAAGTGGTTTTAGATCCTCAAGAATATATTACTGTCTCTCGTTATCATGCACAAATTCAGTTAATAGAAAAAGATGATAATTTTTATTGGCAAATAGAAGATAAAGGAACAACTAATGGTACTTTTATTAATGGGGAAAAAATTATTTCTCCTTATACCCTCAAAAGCGGCGATCGCATCTTATTAGGATTAAAAGGACCAGAATTTATTTTCACCACAGAAATATTAAATCCAACGGTATTAGTCGAAGATTCTCCTCCAAAAATTAATCAAGATAAAGATAAATTAGAAAATCAGAATATAGAAACTGGGGAGCTAAAAGAAGATATAACATATAATAAAACTAATAAAGAAAAAATAGTTGCTAATAAAACAGAAAAACAAGAAAATAATCAAAATTTACCTCAAGAAAAAGTAACAGATAAACCAAAAATTGAGAAAGAAAAAATAGACCTTGATGCTTATTTAAAACCAATTAATATTCCTGAAAAAAATCTTTTTAATTTAGTCAATTTTCAAGAAATAGCTACCTTAGAAATAGATAGCAAAGAGGTTCAATGTTGTGTATTTAATCCTCAGAATCAATTAATTGTAACTGCACTCTCTAATAAAAATATAGAAATATGGGAATGGCAAACAAAAACAAGAATATTAACCCTAGAAAATGCCCATAGGATTAATATAAATAGCGTAAACTTTAGTCATGATAGTAAAAAATTAATTAGTGGTGGTAGCGATAAAATAGTTAAAATTTGGGATATAGAAAATCAAGCAGAAATAGCATCTTTATCAGGGCATAAAATGGCAATAAATACCCTCTGTTTTAGTCAGGATGATAAATTATTAGCTAGTAGTGGCAGTGATAAAATAATAAAAATTTGGAATGTAGAAAATCAAGCAGAAATAGCATCCTTATCAGGACATAAAATGGCAGTAAATAGCCTTTGTTTTAGTGATGATAACCACTATCTAATCAGTGGAGGAGGAGATAAATTAATCAAAATTTGGAATATAGAAAAACAAGAAGAAGAAAAAACCATTAAAGTAGAAAGTAAATCCCCTATTCAATCCTTAACTTTTAGTCCTGATAATACGTTAATTATTTGTTTGCTTCAAGACGGGAAAATTAGTGTTTATGATCGAGAAAAAGAAACAGAATTAATAACTCTAACATCTCCTGATATATGGGGAGAATTAATTGCAATTAATCGAAATGGAAATTTATTCATCAGCAAATCTCCAGATAAAGGCATTGTTATTGGGCAAATTTAA
- a CDS encoding DMT family transporter, protein MNIPSYWQKRTILGVGIICVSLAAIFVRLSQQEINEVTIGFSLFIASSRLIISALLLIPSYGDLWKIKKNNSGVYYGLGAGICLGLHFATWISSLGFTSIAASVSLVTTNPLWVALLSWWCLGQKLTRKTIIGIAIALLGSVLIAFAHDGNSFSSNPLLGAILALMGSWFASGYILLGTLAQQKGLTTKQYIIIAYLTGALCLLPLPLLFGTSYGGHSLNIYIYLILMAIISQIIGHTSLNWSLKYFSPTTISLLILFEPVISSLFAWWFFQEIPQLLVIIGAFILLLGVTYSIKKKL, encoded by the coding sequence GTGAACATTCCATCATACTGGCAAAAAAGAACTATTCTAGGAGTTGGCATTATCTGTGTTTCTTTAGCCGCTATATTTGTGCGTTTATCTCAACAGGAAATAAATGAAGTTACCATTGGATTTAGTTTATTTATCGCTTCGAGTAGGTTAATAATTTCTGCTCTTCTCTTAATTCCCTCTTATGGTGATTTATGGAAAATCAAGAAAAATAATTCTGGTGTTTATTATGGCTTAGGGGCTGGTATTTGTTTGGGGCTACATTTTGCCACATGGATAAGTTCATTAGGTTTTACCTCCATTGCCGCTTCGGTTAGTCTCGTAACTACCAATCCCTTGTGGGTGGCTTTGCTTTCTTGGTGGTGTTTAGGACAAAAATTAACTCGAAAAACCATTATTGGTATTGCGATCGCACTCTTAGGTAGTGTATTGATTGCCTTTGCCCATGATGGTAATAGTTTTAGCTCAAATCCCTTGTTAGGTGCAATACTAGCATTAATGGGTAGTTGGTTTGCTAGTGGCTATATCTTACTAGGCACATTAGCACAGCAGAAAGGATTGACCACAAAACAGTACATTATTATTGCTTACCTCACAGGAGCATTATGTTTATTACCTTTACCACTCCTTTTCGGAACTAGCTATGGAGGTCATTCCCTCAATATTTATATCTATTTAATTTTAATGGCTATTATCTCTCAAATAATTGGTCATACAAGTTTAAATTGGTCTTTAAAATATTTTTCCCCTACTACTATTTCTTTATTGATTTTATTTGAGCCTGTTATTTCCAGTTTATTTGCATGGTGGTTTTTTCAAGAAATACCTCAGTTGTTAGTTATCATCGGTGCTTTTATTCTATTGTTGGGAGTCACTTATTCTATTAAGAAAAAATTGTAA
- a CDS encoding Crp/Fnr family transcriptional regulator, producing the protein MLLGYPSNHNLKTQLRSGERRLHFYERGEEIPLIAQGIWQVNRGVVQLFKVGALGEETLLGWSQTGNFFGLWFTNLDTFQAKALSDVYLQWFSLEEIEHDPNLAQKILTETVTRIRQTEELLAIATLKRIEERLLKLLNLLGAYLGETKEDKIRIKVRFTHQNLADAIGTTRVTVTRLLGDMQKQKLISLDSSRHLLLHFS; encoded by the coding sequence ATGCTACTGGGTTATCCTTCCAATCATAATCTGAAAACTCAATTACGTTCCGGAGAAAGAAGATTACATTTTTATGAGCGGGGGGAAGAAATACCCTTAATTGCTCAAGGCATTTGGCAAGTTAATAGAGGAGTTGTACAACTTTTCAAAGTGGGTGCATTGGGAGAGGAAACTTTATTAGGATGGTCACAAACGGGCAATTTTTTCGGCTTGTGGTTTACTAATCTCGATACTTTTCAGGCTAAGGCTTTATCTGATGTTTATTTACAATGGTTTTCTTTGGAAGAAATTGAACATGATCCTAATTTAGCTCAAAAAATTCTCACGGAAACTGTTACCCGTATTCGTCAAACAGAGGAGTTATTAGCGATCGCAACTTTGAAAAGAATAGAAGAACGTCTGCTAAAATTATTAAATCTTCTCGGTGCATATTTAGGGGAAACCAAAGAGGATAAAATTAGAATTAAAGTTAGATTTACTCATCAAAATTTAGCAGATGCGATCGGTACAACCAGAGTAACAGTAACAAGACTATTAGGAGATATGCAGAAACAAAAATTAATCTCCTTAGATTCTAGTCGTCACTTACTTTTACATTTTTCGTAG
- a CDS encoding Hsp70 family protein, which translates to MYNIAVLLDLDNIKPRLETIEQLCGKYGNMVVKRAFSNTPSVLTAYGSSFRKFDYRFELTPGLNPVSQEVDNLIFQTVDELINNSKLAINLVAIVSNDNDYARLFSYLQSKGIKSLVIGNQIGNKSRENANYVEILTEVMQPTYVGIDLGTTNTVMSLANYTLRKEWNASVVEVPVKDENGSLVKKAIIPSGVRFTSADEGEIGGHIKSNAYAFRDQTILAWKHNMGYNLDGKPFEYSLTSGKVSPEKAASQVLNFCRQQLLDKYTNVGGVVITHPASYESDAIEATRKAAVLAGWQEEDVVLLSEPQGALYDFLYSMQRGDIPPAFDVNTPANIMVYDLGGGTLDVTLHQVQWDSNSNTFLINDVAIGSRTRVGGDKVDQLIANYILKNAVNNVNLSPADRDKLGYELPLYAEKFKKLWGSEYFSTNDKNNFKLAFQGTFLDNQLPIRHYISVDKMSLILADLLCPDLNLEMLQAMNPETAFDETPFTDRFDTFVVPILDVLLKAKITTGKIPEVDAILLNGGMTYFPPIKDRLRELFGNIPILDEGNPDLAVARGASLYAAGALKSVERVNPTHIYLQTNQEDTTGLRLLIAQGQKYPYKTSLNGLKLPSLAEGYLSFDIWVGMGSKPNVNTNLQRSRGVSFNEILEANLQPGDPLNLEVEYTFDERLLLTLVSQKNEKARFKLEVASDHHNNGFVATTKTLKVASEFDPKTLIPHISRTRKGKEIDDGVQVKFKDWEDVAYQLDRNFNNARLHDRRRDLTKLSAIASNRGEIVNDLLRWLEMDSFWGTSNHPTRSYLAVLCLGEILASLNPEESLALKSAEIKFEQWIQMKINQDLARLDNKLYQAIANIPGKLLWEGFDLKLIEAFKCFQREPSSLVFLNSLGKCGQCNSNNLNFLKNVLKTSKHLGQQEKAAWALSRLISPGQPEEYRIDFKQVEGIAQFALEQLHHVIIKPQVALNMLGCLSQCLAWHALDYELNPTICRQIELLPKSDLPVHSYLSGFRQIESIFDDRIELLPKMLNIATVSEEDSSQIKQFLIDTIRE; encoded by the coding sequence ATGTACAATATTGCTGTTTTATTAGATTTAGATAATATTAAACCGAGATTAGAAACCATTGAGCAACTATGTGGTAAATACGGCAATATGGTTGTCAAAAGAGCTTTTTCTAATACTCCTTCTGTCTTAACTGCCTATGGTAGTAGTTTTCGTAAATTTGACTATCGTTTTGAATTAACCCCCGGCTTAAATCCTGTTTCTCAAGAAGTAGATAATTTAATCTTTCAAACCGTAGATGAGTTAATTAATAATAGTAAATTAGCTATTAATTTAGTGGCAATTGTTAGTAATGATAATGACTATGCTCGACTTTTTAGCTATCTTCAATCTAAAGGCATAAAATCCCTAGTAATTGGTAATCAAATCGGTAATAAGTCCAGAGAAAATGCTAATTATGTGGAAATTCTTACGGAGGTAATGCAACCTACTTATGTGGGGATAGATTTAGGTACAACTAATACTGTTATGTCTTTAGCTAATTATACTCTGAGAAAGGAATGGAATGCTTCAGTGGTGGAAGTGCCTGTAAAGGATGAAAATGGTAGCTTGGTGAAAAAGGCAATTATTCCTTCTGGAGTGCGTTTTACTTCGGCAGACGAAGGAGAAATTGGTGGACATATTAAGAGTAATGCTTATGCTTTCCGAGATCAAACTATTTTGGCATGGAAACACAATATGGGATATAACCTTGATGGGAAACCCTTTGAATATTCTCTGACATCGGGAAAAGTTTCTCCTGAAAAGGCGGCTTCTCAAGTGTTAAATTTTTGCCGTCAGCAGTTGTTAGATAAATATACCAATGTGGGAGGTGTGGTGATTACTCATCCTGCTTCCTATGAATCAGATGCCATTGAAGCAACGAGAAAGGCGGCGGTGTTGGCTGGTTGGCAAGAGGAAGATGTTGTATTATTATCTGAACCTCAAGGGGCTTTGTATGATTTTCTTTACTCGATGCAACGGGGTGATATTCCTCCTGCTTTTGATGTTAATACCCCTGCAAATATCATGGTTTATGATTTGGGGGGAGGTACTTTAGATGTTACATTACATCAGGTGCAGTGGGATAGTAATAGTAATACTTTTTTGATCAATGATGTTGCAATCGGATCTCGTACCCGTGTTGGAGGGGATAAAGTTGATCAATTAATTGCTAATTATATTTTAAAGAATGCAGTTAATAATGTTAATTTGTCTCCTGCTGATCGAGATAAATTAGGGTATGAATTGCCTCTTTATGCAGAAAAATTTAAGAAATTATGGGGATCTGAGTATTTTTCTACTAATGATAAAAATAACTTTAAATTGGCTTTTCAAGGTACTTTTTTAGATAATCAATTACCCATTCGCCATTATATCAGTGTCGATAAGATGAGTTTGATTTTAGCAGATTTACTCTGCCCTGATCTCAATTTGGAGATGTTACAAGCCATGAACCCCGAAACTGCTTTTGATGAAACCCCTTTTACTGACCGCTTTGATACTTTTGTCGTACCAATTTTAGATGTATTGTTAAAGGCGAAAATCACCACTGGAAAAATACCAGAAGTGGACGCAATTTTGCTCAACGGGGGTATGACTTATTTTCCTCCGATAAAAGACAGATTAAGAGAGCTTTTTGGTAATATTCCCATTTTAGATGAAGGGAATCCCGATTTAGCGGTGGCAAGGGGTGCAAGTTTATATGCGGCAGGGGCATTAAAATCTGTGGAAAGAGTTAATCCTACCCATATCTATTTGCAAACCAATCAAGAAGATACAACAGGATTAAGATTATTAATTGCCCAAGGACAAAAATACCCTTACAAAACCAGTCTGAATGGTTTGAAGTTACCTTCCTTAGCTGAAGGCTATCTAAGTTTTGATATTTGGGTGGGCATGGGTAGTAAACCTAATGTAAATACCAATTTACAACGTTCACGGGGGGTATCTTTCAATGAAATTTTAGAAGCTAATTTACAACCGGGTGATCCTCTCAATTTGGAGGTAGAATACACTTTTGATGAACGATTGTTATTAACTTTAGTATCTCAAAAAAATGAGAAAGCACGATTTAAGTTAGAGGTTGCCTCTGATCATCATAACAACGGTTTTGTGGCCACCACTAAAACCTTGAAAGTGGCTAGTGAATTTGACCCTAAAACTTTAATTCCCCATATTTCTCGCACTCGTAAAGGTAAAGAAATTGACGATGGCGTGCAAGTAAAATTTAAAGATTGGGAAGACGTAGCCTATCAGTTAGATCGCAATTTCAATAATGCTCGTTTACATGATCGCCGTCGTGATTTAACTAAGTTAAGCGCGATCGCATCTAATCGAGGAGAAATCGTCAATGATTTACTGCGATGGCTAGAAATGGATAGTTTTTGGGGAACATCTAACCATCCAACCCGTAGTTATTTAGCGGTATTGTGTTTGGGGGAAATTTTAGCCTCTCTCAACCCAGAAGAATCTCTCGCCTTAAAAAGTGCTGAGATTAAATTTGAACAGTGGATTCAAATGAAAATTAATCAGGATTTAGCCCGATTAGATAATAAACTTTATCAGGCGATCGCAAATATTCCGGGTAAACTATTATGGGAAGGGTTTGATCTCAAACTAATAGAAGCCTTTAAGTGTTTTCAAAGAGAACCAAGCTCTCTAGTATTTTTGAACTCACTAGGTAAATGTGGTCAATGCAACTCCAATAACCTTAACTTCCTGAAAAACGTTTTAAAAACGAGCAAACATTTGGGACAACAAGAAAAAGCCGCATGGGCGTTAAGTCGTTTAATTAGCCCCGGACAACCTGAAGAGTATAGAATTGACTTTAAACAGGTAGAAGGAATCGCTCAATTTGCCCTAGAACAGTTGCACCATGTAATCATCAAACCTCAAGTTGCCTTAAATATGTTAGGGTGCTTATCCCAGTGTTTAGCATGGCACGCCCTAGACTATGAACTAAATCCCACCATCTGCCGACAAATAGAGTTATTACCAAAATCCGATTTACCTGTCCATAGTTATTTAAGTGGTTTCCGCCAAATTGAGTCCATATTTGATGATCGCATAGAATTATTACCAAAAATGTTAAATATTGCCACAGTTTCCGAGGAGGATTCGAGCCAAATCAAACAATTCCTCATTGATACTATCAGAGAATAA
- a CDS encoding TspO/MBR family protein produces the protein MTNNWLSGTVNTVMGVKKESQNSNQENTPLNGQKIFSYVAGTLAQIGLMTLTLWLANKGFENLIKYNLDEKINVSIVCLFLTFFTIRSRFFSPLDNTRSRRQYDQVIRPKWAPPPFVFPIVWMSIGVLRIVSSYLVWQKLDQNFLAIPLIVFAIHLALGDTWNTIFTVEGRYALAVPVVILGPLLSSIILAVVYWQIIPSSGWLILPSCVWLVVASALVTRIWQLNRS, from the coding sequence ATGACTAATAACTGGTTATCAGGCACTGTAAACACCGTCATGGGTGTAAAAAAAGAAAGCCAAAATAGTAATCAAGAAAACACCCCTTTAAACGGACAAAAAATATTCAGTTATGTTGCTGGAACACTAGCTCAAATTGGCTTAATGACCTTGACTCTATGGTTAGCTAATAAGGGTTTTGAGAATTTAATTAAATACAATTTAGATGAGAAAATCAATGTATCAATAGTATGTCTTTTTCTCACCTTTTTTACTATTCGTTCTCGATTTTTCTCCCCTCTTGATAATACTCGATCGCGCCGTCAATATGATCAAGTTATTCGTCCAAAATGGGCTCCTCCTCCATTCGTATTTCCTATAGTGTGGATGAGTATTGGGGTATTAAGAATCGTCTCATCCTACCTAGTGTGGCAAAAATTAGACCAAAATTTTCTTGCTATTCCCTTAATTGTCTTTGCTATTCATTTAGCCTTGGGAGATACATGGAATACTATTTTCACCGTTGAAGGTAGATACGCCTTAGCCGTGCCTGTTGTAATATTAGGGCCATTACTATCATCTATTATTCTCGCTGTGGTTTACTGGCAGATAATCCCTTCTTCTGGGTGGCTAATACTTCCCTCTTGCGTTTGGTTAGTTGTTGCCTCCGCATTAGTAACTCGTATTTGGCAGTTAAATAGAAGTTAG
- a CDS encoding gluconeogenesis factor YvcK family protein: MEKKPRHRKKVNHLFKWLSPGIFVKRWLLTSVIGAFMIALGLAIWSNLTPVFRIFEFIFNILDQITNYIPSHISGPLVLFLGLFLLFWGQTRTLGSITEVLKPNKDEELIDVLWHYRRLNKGTKIVAIGGGTGLSTLLRGLKEYSANITAIVTVADDGGSSGRLRREMGILPPGDIRNCMAALADEEKLLTELFQYRFTAGEGLNGHSFGNLFLTAMTNITGDLEGAIAKSSKVLAIQGKVLPATLEDVTLWARLEDGRVIYGESNIPSARGKIVELGCNPTNPPATPAVVKAIQQAEYIILGPGSLYTSIIPNLLVPEIKEAILNSSAPKIYVCNIMTQKGETDGYTVSDHIKAIDKVCGKKIFDAVLVQGRQPSPEALRKYAEKHCHPVYLDREEVEKLGRRIVKANVMSENRDSAYVRHDPQLLGKVLFRWYSNMPKSKFVKNSKQFLMDISRR, from the coding sequence ATGGAAAAAAAACCCCGACACCGAAAAAAAGTCAATCATCTTTTTAAATGGCTTTCCCCCGGAATTTTCGTGAAGCGTTGGTTACTTACCAGTGTGATTGGGGCTTTTATGATTGCCCTAGGATTAGCTATTTGGAGTAACTTAACTCCTGTTTTTCGCATTTTCGAGTTTATTTTTAATATTTTAGATCAAATTACTAATTATATTCCTAGTCATATTTCTGGCCCCTTAGTTTTGTTTCTGGGTTTATTTTTATTATTTTGGGGGCAAACTCGCACTTTAGGCTCAATTACAGAGGTTTTAAAACCAAATAAAGATGAAGAATTAATCGATGTGCTTTGGCATTATCGTCGTTTAAATAAGGGGACAAAAATAGTAGCTATTGGAGGTGGTACTGGTTTATCAACTTTATTACGGGGTTTAAAGGAATATAGTGCCAATATTACCGCTATTGTAACGGTTGCTGATGATGGGGGTTCATCGGGAAGGCTTAGACGAGAAATGGGTATTTTACCTCCCGGAGATATTCGTAATTGTATGGCGGCTTTGGCTGACGAAGAAAAATTGTTAACAGAGTTATTCCAGTATCGTTTTACCGCAGGGGAAGGATTAAATGGTCATAGTTTTGGTAATTTATTTTTAACCGCTATGACTAATATTACTGGTGATTTAGAAGGTGCGATCGCAAAAAGTTCTAAGGTATTAGCGATTCAGGGGAAAGTTTTACCTGCAACCCTAGAAGATGTTACTTTGTGGGCGAGATTAGAGGATGGTAGAGTGATTTATGGAGAGTCTAATATTCCCTCTGCTAGGGGGAAAATAGTTGAGTTAGGATGTAATCCCACCAATCCACCTGCTACTCCTGCGGTAGTTAAGGCAATTCAACAGGCAGAGTATATCATTTTAGGGCCGGGTAGTTTATACACAAGTATTATTCCTAATTTGCTAGTGCCTGAAATTAAAGAAGCTATTTTGAATAGTTCTGCTCCTAAAATTTATGTTTGTAATATAATGACCCAAAAAGGGGAAACTGATGGTTATACAGTTAGTGATCATATTAAAGCGATAGATAAGGTGTGTGGGAAGAAAATATTTGATGCGGTTTTGGTGCAGGGAAGACAACCTTCTCCAGAGGCTTTAAGAAAGTATGCAGAAAAACATTGTCATCCTGTATATTTAGATCGGGAAGAGGTGGAAAAATTGGGTCGCAGAATTGTTAAAGCCAATGTCATGAGTGAAAACCGAGATAGTGCTTATGTTCGCCATGATCCTCAATTATTAGGAAAAGTTTTATTTCGTTGGTATAGTAATATGCCCAAATCAAAATTTGTGAAAAATAGTAAGCAGTTTTTAATGGATATTTCCCGCCGATAA
- a CDS encoding DUF2358 domain-containing protein, with the protein MSLIDIIKEDYQKFPEDQTYIIYAENVHFKDPVYDFYGLEKYQEMIAFLRKWFSNLNLELHEINQIENQINTRWTMSWNSPLPWKPFISVSGRSELKLKDDLIIGHYDYWDCSLFDMIKQHFIFK; encoded by the coding sequence ATGAGTTTAATCGATATTATCAAAGAGGATTATCAAAAATTTCCTGAAGATCAAACCTATATAATTTATGCCGAAAATGTCCACTTTAAAGACCCTGTTTATGATTTTTATGGACTTGAAAAATATCAGGAAATGATTGCTTTTTTAAGAAAATGGTTTAGTAATTTAAACTTAGAATTACATGAAATAAATCAAATAGAAAATCAAATTAATACCCGTTGGACAATGTCTTGGAATAGTCCATTACCGTGGAAACCTTTTATTTCTGTATCAGGAAGAAGTGAACTAAAATTAAAAGATGATCTCATTATAGGTCATTATGACTATTGGGATTGTTCTTTATTTGATATGATTAAACAACATTTTATTTTTAAATAG